One genomic region from Osmerus mordax isolate fOsmMor3 chromosome 4, fOsmMor3.pri, whole genome shotgun sequence encodes:
- the has3 gene encoding hyaluronan synthase 3 codes for MPSRCRTGLNIVITTLFAAVVLFGILLAYVTGYQFIHTEQHHLSFGLYGAILALHLLLQSLFAFLEHRRMRSPSRPQHLRRSVALCIAAYQEDPDYLRKCLRSVRRISFPGLRVVLVVDGNRPEDRYMMDIFQEVMGGADQAGSMVWKGNYHSDGGGGGGVGGRGGRGSTVHMEEAARVARLVRRCRHTCIMQEWGGKREVMYTAFKALGDTVDYVQVCDSDTVLDPACTIEMLKVLEEDPLVGGVGGDVQILNKYDSWISFLSSVRYWMAFNVERACQSYFGCVQCISGPLGMYRNALLQRFLEPWYHQTFLGSRCSFGDDRHLTNRVLSFGFKTKFTARSQCQTETPTRYLRWLNQQTRWSKSYFREWLYNALWFHKHSLWMTYESVVTGFFPFFLVATVIHLFYRGRLWNILLFLLTVQLVGMVKATYACFLRGSLVMIFMSLYSLLYMSSLLPAKIFALLTINKAGWGTSGRRKIVVNFIGAVPVTMWALVLLGGVAYTIYCETQEPFSETEKALLIAGAVLYACYWVILLVLYLAIVAKRCNKREEQYHLPYAEA; via the exons aTGCCCTCTCGCTGCAGGACTGGGCTGAACATCGTCATCACCACCCTCTTTGCGGCGGTGGTCCTCTTCGGCATCCTGCTGGCCTACGTGACGGGCTACCAGTTCATCCACACCGAGCAGCACCACCTCTCCTTCGGCCTGTACGGCGCCATCCTcgccctccacctgctcctccagagcCTGTTCGCCTTCCTGGAGCACCGGCGCATGCGCAGTCCCTCGCGCCCGCAGCACCTGCGGCGCTCCGTGGCGCTCTGCATCGCCGCCTACCAGGAGGACCCCGACTACCTGCGCAAGTGCCTGCGCAGCGTGCGCCGCATCTCCTTCCCCGGCCTCCGGGTGGTGCTGGTCGTCGACGGCAACCGGCCGGAGGACCGCTACATGATGGACATCTTCCAGGAAGTGATGGGCGGCGCCGATCAGGCGGGCAGCATGGTGTGGAAAGGGAATTACCATAGCGAcgggggcggcggcggcggcgtcggggggagaggggggcgagggagcaCGGTGCACATGGAGGAGGCGGCCAGGGTGGCGAGGCTGGTGAGGCGGTGTCGGCACACCTGTATCatgcaggagtggggggggaagagggaggtcaTGTACACAGCCTTCAAAGCCCTGGGGGACACTGTGGACTACGTGCAG GTGTGCGACTCGGACACGGTTCTGGACCCAGCCTGTACCATCGAGATGCTGAAGGTTTTGGAAGAGGACCCCCTAGTGGGCGGAGTTGGCGGAGACGTGCAG ATCCTAAACAAGTATGACTCGTGGATCTCCTTCCTCAGCAGTGTGCGCTACTGGATGGCCTTCAACGTGGAGAGGGCCTGCCAGTCCTACTTCGGCTGTGTGCAGTGCATCAGCGGCCCGCTGGGCATGTACCGCAACGCCCTGCTGCAACGCTTCCTGGAGCCCTGGTACCACCAGACCTTCCTGGGCAGCAGGTGCAGCTTCGGGGACGACCGCCACCTCACCAACCGGGTCCTCAGCTTCGGCTTCAAGACCAAGTTCACGGCGCGCTCGCAGTGCCAGACGGAGACGCCCACGCGTTACCTGCGCTGGCTCAACCAGCAGACGCGCTGGAGCAAGTCCTACTTCCGGGAGTGGCTGTACAACGCGCTGTGGTTCCACAAGCACAGCCTGTGGATGACCTACGAGTCGGTGGTGACGGGCTTCTTCCCGTTCTTCCTGGTCGCCACGGTGATCCACCTGTTCTACCGCGGGCGCCTGTGGAACATCCTGCTGTTCCTGCTGACGGTGCAGCTGGTGGGTATGGTGAAGGCCACCTACGCCTGCTTCCTGAGGGGCAGCCTGGTCATGATCTTCATGTCGCTCTACTCCCTGCTCTACATGTCCAGCCTGCTGCCGGCCAAGATCTTCGCCCTGCTCACCATCAACAAGGCCGGCTGGGGCACCTCGGGCCGCAGGAAGATCGTGGTGAACTTCATCGGGGCGGTGCCCGTCACGATGTGGgcgctggtgctgctggggggcGTGGCCTACACCATCTACTGTGAGACGCAGGAGCCCTTCAGCGAGACGGAGAAGGCCTTGCTGATCGCGGGCGCCGTCCTGTACGCCTGCTATTGGGTCATCCTGTTGGTGCTTTACCTGGCCATTGTGGCCAAGCGCTGCAACAAGAGGGAGGAACAGTACCACCTGCCCTACGCAGAGGCATAG